A region from the Algoriphagus machipongonensis genome encodes:
- a CDS encoding YceI family protein, with the protein METKELTTTKWAIDPTHSEVSFKVKHLVISTVTGYFRKFEGSVESSSEDFDGAEVAFTADIDSIDTNQADRDTHLKSADFFDAENHPKLSFKGKIVNEGGDHKLVGDLTMRETTKEVTLDVDFGGVAGDPYGQTKAGFDIEGKVNRKEFGLAWSAVTEAGSVVVSDQVKLILSVQLVKQA; encoded by the coding sequence ATGGAAACTAAAGAATTAACCACAACAAAATGGGCGATTGACCCAACACACTCAGAAGTATCTTTTAAAGTAAAACACTTAGTAATTTCTACAGTTACGGGATATTTCAGAAAATTTGAAGGAAGTGTAGAAAGTAGTTCCGAGGATTTTGACGGAGCTGAAGTAGCTTTCACTGCAGACATCGACAGTATTGACACCAATCAAGCTGACAGAGATACTCACTTGAAATCAGCAGATTTCTTTGATGCTGAAAATCATCCTAAATTGAGTTTCAAAGGTAAAATAGTGAATGAAGGTGGCGACCATAAGTTAGTCGGTGACTTGACGATGAGAGAAACTACCAAAGAAGTAACCTTGGATGTTGACTTTGGTGGAGTGGCTGGAGATCCTTATGGACAAACTAAAGCCGGTTTTGACATCGAAGGAAAAGTGAATAGAAAAGAGTTTGGACTTGCTTGGTCCGCAGTAACTGAAGCTGGATCTGTAGTAGTAAGTGATCAAGTAAAATTGATTTTAAGCGTTCAGTTAGTAAAGCAGGCTTAA